A genomic stretch from Streptomyces venezuelae ATCC 10712 includes:
- a CDS encoding helix-turn-helix transcriptional regulator, protein MRADRLVSLVLLLRRHGRLTAGALARELEVSTRTVLRDIEALSAAGVPVYAERGRHGGFSLLPGFRTELTGLNHDEALALLAAGPGPAERVIGLGPSLASALRKVVDALPEGHRATASDAARRFLVDPETDLLSRRRTTEEVPGNVLAEVRRAVLTGHRLRIHYAAAGEPPRWRTVDPIGLVTVRDRGYLLATRAGEDRTYRLSRVRAAEELPEAADRPDRVDLDRVWRERTARFLSDGHLTVLVRVTPARREELLGTAVAARTEEPEEDGRLRLELTFQDARHAEWALWQLGPDAEALNPPSLRTALRARAAAIVAQYGDGDGGGSGDAGTLS, encoded by the coding sequence CCCGTGAGCTGGAGGTGTCGACCCGGACCGTGCTCCGCGACATCGAGGCACTGTCCGCCGCCGGAGTCCCGGTCTACGCCGAACGCGGCCGCCACGGCGGCTTCTCGCTGCTGCCCGGCTTCCGTACCGAGCTGACCGGACTGAACCACGACGAGGCCCTCGCCCTCCTGGCCGCCGGACCGGGCCCCGCCGAGCGGGTCATCGGCCTCGGCCCGTCGCTCGCCTCGGCCCTGCGGAAGGTGGTCGACGCGCTGCCCGAGGGTCACCGGGCCACCGCGAGCGACGCGGCCCGGCGCTTCCTCGTCGACCCCGAGACCGACCTGCTCTCCCGCCGGCGAACCACCGAAGAGGTACCTGGCAATGTGCTGGCAGAGGTCCGGCGCGCGGTGCTCACCGGGCACAGGCTGCGCATCCACTACGCGGCCGCGGGCGAGCCGCCCCGGTGGCGGACCGTGGACCCGATCGGCCTGGTCACCGTGCGGGACCGGGGCTACCTGCTGGCCACCAGAGCCGGCGAGGACCGCACCTACCGGCTGTCGCGGGTGCGGGCCGCCGAGGAACTCCCCGAAGCGGCGGACCGCCCGGACCGCGTCGACCTGGACCGGGTCTGGCGGGAGCGCACCGCGCGGTTCCTCTCCGACGGCCACCTCACCGTGCTCGTACGGGTCACCCCGGCGCGAAGGGAGGAACTCCTCGGCACCGCGGTGGCCGCCCGCACGGAGGAACCGGAGGAAGACGGCCGCCTGCGCCTGGAACTGACCTTCCAGGACGCCCGGCACGCCGAATGGGCCCTGTGGCAACTGGGCCCGGACGCGGAGGCCCTGAACCCCCCGTCCCTGCGCACCGCCCTACGGGCCCGCGCGGCGGCGATCGTCGCGCAGTACGGAGACGGGGACGGCGGCGGTAGCGGGGACGCCGGGACTCTGTCATAA